From one Comamonas piscis genomic stretch:
- a CDS encoding branched-chain amino acid ABC transporter permease: MNTILILEQSLNGLQFGLMLFLLAAGLTLVFGIMDMINLAHGSLYMIGAYLVATFSQASGSFWLGLGLGVLATVLVGVLLEYTILRRLYHRDHLSQVMGTFAILLMSNEIVRIIWGAQPLMLNPPAALAGPVMLMDGFSYPAYRLLIIGVGLAVALLLWLLVTRTRFGMQVRAGAANREMATAMGANVRRLFTLVFALGAALCAVAGGMLGPLLAVQVGMGESILILAFVVIVIGGIGSIRGALLGALLVGLVDTAGRTLVPLLFDKAMGPEVAANAGPAVASILIYVLMAAVLFYKPQGLFPAHD; the protein is encoded by the coding sequence ATGAACACCATCCTGATTCTTGAGCAGTCGCTCAACGGCCTGCAGTTCGGCCTGATGCTGTTTCTGCTGGCCGCCGGTTTGACCTTGGTGTTCGGCATCATGGACATGATCAACCTGGCCCATGGTTCGCTCTACATGATCGGCGCCTACCTGGTGGCGACTTTCAGCCAAGCGAGCGGCTCGTTCTGGCTGGGTCTGGGCCTGGGGGTGCTGGCCACTGTGCTGGTGGGCGTGCTGCTGGAGTACACCATCTTGCGCCGCCTCTACCACCGCGACCACCTGTCGCAGGTGATGGGCACCTTTGCCATCTTGCTGATGAGCAATGAGATCGTGCGCATCATCTGGGGGGCCCAGCCGCTGATGCTGAACCCGCCCGCCGCGCTGGCCGGGCCGGTGATGTTGATGGATGGTTTTTCCTACCCGGCCTACCGGCTGTTGATCATTGGCGTGGGCCTGGCCGTGGCCTTGCTGCTGTGGCTCCTGGTGACGCGCACGCGCTTTGGCATGCAGGTGCGCGCCGGCGCGGCCAACCGCGAGATGGCGACTGCCATGGGCGCCAATGTGCGCCGCCTGTTCACCCTGGTGTTTGCGCTGGGTGCTGCGCTGTGTGCCGTGGCCGGCGGCATGCTGGGGCCGCTGCTGGCGGTGCAGGTGGGCATGGGCGAGAGCATTCTGATTCTCGCCTTTGTGGTGATCGTGATTGGCGGCATTGGCTCGATCCGGGGCGCGCTGCTGGGCGCCTTGCTGGTGGGCCTGGTCGATACCGCCGGCCGCACCCTCGTGCCCCTGTTGTTTGACAAGGCCATGGGCCCCGAGGTGGCGGCCAACGCCGGCCCGGCCGTGGCCTCGATCCTGATCTATGTGCTGATGGCTGCCGTGCTGTTCTACAAACCCCAAGGTCTGTTCCCCGCCCATGACTGA
- a CDS encoding ABC transporter substrate-binding protein: MKRHLLHRSLVSLSIALLCASSASAADQVKVGLLSTLSGPGAGLGTDIRDGFQLAVKHMNGKIGNLPAEVVVVDDQQNPEVAKQTAERLLKRDKVDFMTGTVFSNVMLAVGPAAFQNKTFFISPNAGPSQYAGAQCNPYFFNVSQQNDALHEAAGQTMQDKGFKRVALIAPNYPAGKDSIAGFKRFYKGEVGMETYTSLSQLDYGAEISKMRAAQVDGVYIFLPGGLGVNFIKQFVGAGLSKDVTLYAPGFSADEDVIRAVGDSMLGTFNTSQWAHDLDNAANKKFVADFQKEFGRNPSLYASQGYDAARLMDAAVRDVKGKLDDKAALRKAIEAAKFESVRGSFKFNSNHFPVQDYYLRVVSKDAQGKLTNRTVGTVFKNHQDAYVKDCKMPS, encoded by the coding sequence ATGAAGCGTCATCTTTTGCACCGCAGTCTCGTCAGTCTGTCCATTGCGCTGCTCTGCGCCAGCAGTGCCAGTGCGGCCGACCAGGTCAAGGTGGGGCTGCTCAGCACCTTGTCCGGCCCCGGCGCGGGCCTGGGCACCGATATCCGCGACGGCTTCCAGCTGGCCGTCAAGCACATGAACGGCAAGATCGGCAACCTGCCTGCCGAGGTGGTGGTGGTCGATGACCAGCAAAACCCCGAGGTGGCCAAGCAGACGGCGGAGCGCCTGCTCAAGCGCGACAAGGTGGATTTCATGACCGGCACCGTGTTCTCCAACGTGATGCTGGCCGTGGGCCCGGCGGCGTTCCAGAACAAGACCTTCTTCATCAGCCCCAATGCCGGCCCCTCGCAGTACGCAGGCGCCCAGTGCAACCCGTATTTCTTCAATGTCTCGCAGCAAAACGATGCGTTGCATGAGGCAGCGGGCCAGACCATGCAGGATAAGGGCTTCAAGCGCGTGGCGCTGATTGCGCCCAACTACCCCGCAGGCAAGGATTCGATCGCCGGCTTCAAGCGCTTCTACAAGGGCGAGGTCGGCATGGAGACCTATACCTCGCTGAGCCAGCTGGACTATGGCGCGGAGATCTCCAAGATGCGCGCGGCCCAGGTCGATGGCGTCTATATCTTCCTGCCCGGTGGCCTGGGCGTGAACTTCATCAAGCAGTTTGTCGGTGCCGGTCTGTCCAAGGACGTCACCTTGTATGCCCCGGGCTTCTCGGCAGATGAGGACGTGATCCGTGCGGTGGGCGATTCGATGCTGGGCACCTTCAACACCTCGCAATGGGCGCATGACCTGGACAATGCGGCGAACAAGAAGTTCGTCGCCGACTTCCAGAAAGAGTTTGGTCGCAACCCATCGCTCTATGCATCGCAGGGCTATGACGCCGCACGCCTGATGGATGCGGCGGTGCGCGATGTCAAGGGCAAGCTCGATGACAAGGCTGCGCTGCGCAAAGCCATCGAGGCGGCCAAGTTTGAATCGGTGCGTGGCAGCTTCAAGTTCAACAGCAACCATTTCCCGGTGCAGGACTACTACCTGCGCGTGGTGAGCAAGGATGCGCAGGGCAAGCTGACCAACCGCACGGTGGGCACGGTGTTCAAGAACCACCAGGATGCCTACGTCAAAGACTGCAAGATGCCTTCCTGA
- a CDS encoding benzoate-CoA ligase family protein has product MSATPYTAHIDRFAATHLPPPELQPEYHFDLPELQFPERLNCAAELLDRHVAKGRGERLCLQAQGVRWTYAELQAQANRIANVLTTQMGLVPGNRVLLCAPNNPMMVASWFAVVKAGGIAVAAMPLLRAKELGTIIEIAQVSHALCDAALLAEVQAAQAANPRLQAVRYFNGSGLPAEQALEPLMAQASPHFDTVQTAATDTCLLGFTSGTTGVPKATMHFHRDVMAVCACWPRHVLRAEPDDVFIGSPPLAFTFGLGGQVLFPMAIGASMALLEKAGPVQLVDGIEQFGATVVFTAPTSYRVMAQQGERLRQTRLRKCVSAGEALNASTRALWKDATGIEIIDGIGSTEMLHIFISHREDEARPGATGRAVPGYRAKVVDAQGQEVPAGTVGKLAVQGPTGCRYLNDSRQTQYVHAGWNLTGDAYVMDADGYFIYQARTDDMIISSGYNIAAPEVEDALLAHAAVAECAVIGLPDSERGQIVKAFVVLRPGFAADADMVKTLQDFVKSTVAPYKYPRAVDFVGQLPRTATGKLQRFRLHSPA; this is encoded by the coding sequence ATGTCTGCCACGCCCTATACCGCGCATATCGACCGCTTTGCCGCCACGCATCTGCCGCCGCCCGAGCTGCAGCCGGAGTACCACTTTGACCTGCCCGAGTTGCAGTTCCCCGAGCGCCTCAACTGCGCCGCCGAGCTGCTGGACCGCCATGTGGCCAAAGGCCGGGGCGAGCGCCTCTGCCTGCAGGCGCAGGGAGTGCGCTGGACCTATGCCGAGCTGCAGGCCCAGGCCAACCGCATTGCCAACGTCTTGACCACGCAGATGGGCCTGGTGCCCGGCAACCGCGTGCTGCTCTGCGCCCCCAACAACCCGATGATGGTGGCGAGCTGGTTTGCCGTCGTCAAGGCCGGCGGCATTGCGGTCGCTGCCATGCCGCTGCTGCGCGCCAAGGAGCTGGGCACCATCATCGAGATCGCACAGGTTAGCCATGCGCTCTGCGATGCAGCCTTGCTGGCGGAGGTGCAGGCAGCGCAGGCGGCGAACCCGCGCTTGCAGGCGGTGCGCTACTTCAATGGCAGCGGCCTGCCGGCAGAGCAGGCGCTGGAGCCGCTGATGGCCCAGGCATCGCCGCATTTCGACACGGTGCAGACCGCCGCGACCGACACCTGCCTGCTGGGCTTTACCTCGGGCACCACGGGCGTGCCCAAGGCCACGATGCACTTTCACCGCGATGTCATGGCGGTCTGCGCCTGCTGGCCCCGCCATGTGCTGCGGGCCGAGCCCGATGATGTCTTTATCGGCAGCCCGCCGCTGGCCTTTACCTTTGGCCTGGGTGGGCAGGTGCTGTTCCCGATGGCAATTGGTGCCTCGATGGCGCTGCTGGAGAAGGCGGGACCGGTGCAACTGGTCGATGGCATCGAGCAGTTTGGCGCCACCGTGGTGTTCACCGCGCCCACCTCGTACCGCGTGATGGCCCAGCAAGGTGAGCGGCTGCGCCAGACGCGGCTGCGCAAATGCGTATCGGCCGGCGAGGCCTTGAATGCATCGACCCGCGCGCTGTGGAAAGACGCCACCGGCATCGAGATCATTGACGGCATTGGCTCGACCGAGATGCTGCATATCTTTATCTCGCACCGCGAGGACGAGGCACGGCCTGGCGCCACCGGCCGCGCCGTGCCCGGCTACCGCGCCAAGGTGGTTGATGCGCAGGGCCAGGAAGTGCCGGCCGGCACGGTGGGCAAGCTGGCGGTGCAGGGCCCCACCGGCTGCCGTTATTTGAACGACAGCCGCCAGACCCAGTATGTGCATGCGGGCTGGAACCTGACCGGTGACGCCTATGTGATGGATGCGGATGGCTATTTCATCTACCAGGCACGCACCGATGACATGATCATCTCCTCGGGCTACAACATCGCCGCGCCCGAGGTCGAGGACGCCTTGCTGGCGCATGCGGCGGTGGCCGAATGCGCGGTGATCGGCCTGCCCGACAGCGAGCGCGGCCAGATCGTCAAGGCCTTTGTGGTGCTGCGCCCGGGCTTTGCGGCGGATGCGGACATGGTCAAGACCTTGCAGGATTTCGTCAAAAGTACGGTGGCGCCCTACAAATACCCACGGGCCGTGGATTTTGTCGGGCAACTGCCGCGCACAGCTACGGGAAAACTACAACGGTTTCGGCTGCACAGCCCGGCATAG
- a CDS encoding acyl-CoA dehydrogenase family protein, whose protein sequence is MADTRYLQWPFFEPQHAELAQTLDAWAAQHVAHVHSGDTDADCRALVQALGQSGWLRHAVAGEAHGGAAAQIDTRAICLIRETLARHNGLADFAFAMQGLGSGAISLAGTEAQKARYLGRVARGEAIAAFALSEPDAGSDVAAMACAARLEGDHYVIDGEKTWISNGGIADFYVVFVRTGEAPGARGISALIVDADTPGLEIAERIDVIAPHPLARLRFSGCRVPVSQRIGAAAEGFKLAMRTLDVFRTSVAAAALGFARRALDEALQRATSRRMFQGVLADFQLTQAKLAQMATQIDSAALLTYRAAWQRDQGQSVTSEAAMAKMTATENAQQVIDAALQMWGGLGVVSDQPVERLYREIRALRIYEGATEVQQLIIARELLKQVAPTAP, encoded by the coding sequence ATGGCCGATACCCGTTATCTGCAGTGGCCGTTTTTTGAGCCGCAGCATGCCGAACTGGCGCAGACCTTGGATGCCTGGGCTGCCCAGCATGTGGCCCATGTACACAGCGGCGACACCGATGCCGATTGCCGCGCCTTGGTGCAGGCGCTGGGCCAGAGCGGTTGGCTGCGCCATGCAGTGGCGGGCGAGGCGCATGGCGGCGCGGCTGCGCAGATCGACACCCGTGCCATCTGCCTGATCCGCGAGACCTTGGCACGCCACAACGGCCTGGCCGACTTTGCGTTTGCGATGCAAGGTCTGGGCTCGGGGGCGATCAGCCTGGCGGGTACGGAGGCGCAGAAGGCGCGCTACCTGGGCAGGGTCGCGCGGGGTGAGGCCATTGCGGCCTTTGCGCTGTCCGAGCCCGATGCCGGATCGGACGTGGCCGCCATGGCCTGCGCAGCCCGCTTGGAGGGCGACCACTATGTCATCGACGGCGAAAAAACCTGGATCTCCAACGGCGGCATTGCCGACTTCTATGTGGTGTTTGTGCGTACCGGCGAGGCGCCGGGCGCGCGCGGTATTTCGGCGCTGATCGTCGATGCCGACACGCCCGGCCTGGAGATTGCCGAGCGCATCGATGTGATTGCGCCGCACCCGCTGGCGCGGCTGCGCTTTAGCGGCTGCCGCGTGCCGGTCAGCCAGCGCATTGGCGCGGCGGCGGAGGGCTTCAAGCTGGCGATGCGCACCTTGGATGTTTTCCGCACCTCGGTGGCGGCCGCTGCGCTGGGCTTTGCCCGCCGCGCGCTGGACGAGGCCTTGCAGCGTGCCACCAGCCGCCGCATGTTCCAGGGCGTGCTGGCTGATTTTCAGCTCACCCAGGCCAAGCTGGCCCAGATGGCCACACAGATCGACAGCGCCGCGCTGCTGACCTACCGCGCCGCCTGGCAGCGCGACCAGGGCCAGAGCGTGACCAGCGAAGCGGCGATGGCCAAGATGACTGCGACCGAGAACGCGCAGCAGGTGATTGATGCGGCGCTGCAGATGTGGGGCGGTCTGGGTGTTGTCAGCGATCAGCCGGTGGAGCGTCTGTACCGCGAGATCCGCGCGCTGCGCATCTACGAAGGGGCCACCGAAGTGCAGCAACTCATCATCGCCCGCGAGCTGCTCAAACAAGTGGCGCCCACCGCGCCTTGA
- a CDS encoding enoyl-CoA hydratase family protein — protein sequence MSEYRIDPALVAGNHQQLAGYQAQHFLWQVSAGVATITLNRPERKNPLTFESYAELRDLFHRLKWAQDVKAVVLVGAGGNFCSGGDVHEIIGPLVALKAPELLMFTRMTGELIKAMRACPQPIIAAVDGICAGAGAIMAMASDMRLGTARSKTAFLFNRVGLAGCDMGACAFLPRIIGQGRASELLYTGRSLGGEEGERWGFFNRLAEPEALLEQAQKMAADLAAGPSFANGITKTMLHQEWAMTIDQAIEAEAQAQAICMLTEDFKRAYEAFVAKQKPQFQGN from the coding sequence ATGAGCGAATACCGAATCGACCCCGCCCTGGTGGCGGGCAACCACCAGCAACTGGCCGGCTACCAGGCCCAGCATTTTCTGTGGCAGGTCAGCGCCGGGGTGGCGACGATTACCTTGAACCGCCCCGAGCGCAAGAACCCGCTGACCTTTGAATCCTATGCCGAGCTGCGCGACCTGTTCCACCGCCTGAAATGGGCGCAGGATGTGAAGGCCGTGGTGTTGGTGGGCGCCGGCGGCAACTTCTGCTCGGGCGGCGATGTGCATGAAATCATCGGCCCACTGGTGGCTTTGAAGGCGCCTGAGCTGCTGATGTTCACCCGCATGACCGGCGAACTGATCAAGGCCATGCGCGCCTGTCCGCAGCCCATCATTGCGGCAGTCGATGGCATCTGTGCCGGTGCGGGCGCCATCATGGCGATGGCCTCGGACATGCGCCTGGGCACCGCCCGCAGCAAGACGGCGTTTCTGTTCAACCGCGTGGGCCTGGCTGGCTGCGACATGGGCGCCTGCGCCTTTTTGCCGCGCATCATTGGCCAGGGCCGCGCCAGCGAGCTGCTCTACACCGGCCGCAGCCTGGGCGGCGAAGAGGGCGAGCGCTGGGGCTTTTTCAACCGCCTGGCCGAGCCCGAAGCGCTGCTGGAGCAGGCGCAGAAGATGGCCGCCGACCTGGCTGCCGGCCCCAGTTTTGCCAATGGCATCACCAAGACCATGCTGCACCAGGAATGGGCGATGACCATTGACCAGGCCATCGAGGCCGAGGCGCAGGCGCAGGCCATCTGCATGCTGACCGAAGACTTCAAGCGCGCCTACGAGGCCTTTGTGGCCAAGCAAAAGCCGCAATTCCAGGGGAACTGA
- a CDS encoding SDR family NAD(P)-dependent oxidoreductase — translation MPSQPFEGQHALVTGAGQGIGEAIARQLLAQGARVTVLGRRPEPLQKLVDAYPGQCQQVLADVAQEAEVAAAFAQAVAAFGDIQILVNNAGQAQSAPFMKTDVQLWSQMLAVNLTGTMLCMQQVLPAMQAAGYGRIVNVASTAGLVGYAYVSAYVAAKHGVVGLTRALALEVASRGITVNAVCPGYTETDLVKTSIDRVVAKTGRSPEQAMAEFVRDNPQGRLVQPQEVADAVVWLCGKGAGAMTGQSIAVAGGEVM, via the coding sequence ATGCCAAGCCAACCCTTTGAAGGCCAGCATGCGCTGGTAACCGGCGCCGGCCAGGGCATTGGCGAGGCGATAGCCCGCCAACTGCTGGCGCAGGGCGCGCGGGTAACGGTGCTGGGCCGCCGGCCCGAGCCACTGCAAAAACTGGTGGATGCCTACCCCGGCCAATGCCAGCAGGTGCTTGCCGATGTGGCGCAGGAGGCCGAGGTGGCGGCTGCATTTGCGCAGGCCGTGGCCGCCTTTGGCGATATCCAGATCCTGGTAAACAACGCCGGCCAGGCGCAGAGCGCACCCTTTATGAAGACCGATGTCCAGCTCTGGTCGCAAATGCTGGCGGTGAACCTGACCGGCACGATGCTGTGCATGCAGCAGGTGCTGCCGGCGATGCAGGCGGCGGGCTATGGCCGCATCGTCAACGTGGCCAGCACTGCAGGCCTGGTTGGCTACGCCTATGTGTCGGCCTATGTGGCGGCCAAGCATGGCGTGGTGGGCTTGACCCGGGCGCTGGCGCTGGAGGTGGCGAGCCGGGGCATCACGGTCAACGCCGTCTGCCCGGGCTATACCGAAACCGACCTGGTCAAGACCAGCATCGACCGGGTGGTGGCCAAGACCGGCCGCAGCCCCGAGCAGGCCATGGCCGAATTTGTGCGCGACAACCCCCAGGGCCGTCTGGTGCAGCCCCAAGAGGTGGCCGATGCCGTCGTCTGGCTCTGCGGCAAGGGCGCTGGCGCGATGACCGGCCAGTCCATTGCGGTGGCTGGCGGCGAAGTGATGTGA
- a CDS encoding bifunctional salicylyl-CoA 5-hydroxylase/oxidoreductase: MKIVCIGGGPAGLYFALLMKQMDPAHDVTVVERNKPYDTFGWGVVFSDATMDNMRDWDPATAAQIEEAFNHWDDIELLFKGRKIRSGGHGFVGIGRKHLLNILQARCEQLGVKLVFETDVQSDEDYADADLVIACDGVNSRIRSKYAEVFKPDIVTRPNRFIWLGANKVYEAFTFDFVRSEHGWFQAHIYQFDDKTSTFIVETTEETWKACGLDTADQEQSIAFCEQLFADNLQGARLMTNARHLRGSAWINFQRVVCDQWWLQNAKGSHVVLMGDAVHTAHFAIGSGTKLAIEDAIELARQFQQLGDGQAQIPAVLEAYQALRRVETLRIQNAAWNAMEWFEVCGKRYCDQLEPEQFMYSMLTRSQRISHENLRLRDAAWLGGYEAWLAAQNGVQVEAKAPPPMFLPYTLRGLTLKNRIVVSPMAQYSAVDGVPGDYHLVHLGARAMGGAGLVFAEMACVSPEGRITPGCPGTYTEAQKQAWQRISDWIHTNTDAKFAMQIGHAGAKASTRLAWEGTDLPLTEGNWPIMSASPQQYLAGVSQISQAMSLAQMDEVKQQFVHAAEMAADVGADWLELHCAHGYLLSSFISPLTNQRDDAYGGSLENRLRYPLEVFRAVRAVWPQDRPMSVRISAHDWVPGGITPDDAVEIAKAFKAAGADLIDCSSGQVSKQEKPVYGRMFQTPFADRIRQEAGIATMAVGAISEADHANSIIAAGRADLCAVARPHLANPAWTLTEAAKIGYTAIAWPQPYFAGKRQMESLFEREKAQQAAAGH, encoded by the coding sequence ATGAAAATTGTCTGCATCGGCGGCGGCCCCGCCGGCTTGTATTTCGCGCTGCTGATGAAGCAGATGGACCCTGCGCATGACGTGACCGTGGTGGAACGCAACAAGCCCTATGACACCTTTGGCTGGGGCGTGGTGTTCTCCGATGCGACGATGGACAACATGCGCGACTGGGACCCGGCGACGGCCGCGCAGATCGAAGAGGCTTTCAACCACTGGGACGATATCGAGCTGCTGTTCAAAGGCCGCAAGATCCGCTCGGGCGGCCATGGCTTTGTCGGCATTGGCCGCAAGCATCTGCTCAACATCCTGCAGGCGCGCTGCGAGCAGCTCGGCGTCAAGCTCGTGTTTGAGACCGATGTGCAGTCCGACGAGGACTATGCCGATGCCGACTTGGTCATTGCCTGCGATGGCGTGAACTCGCGTATCCGCAGCAAATACGCCGAGGTGTTCAAGCCCGATATCGTCACCCGCCCCAACCGCTTTATCTGGCTGGGCGCCAACAAGGTCTACGAGGCCTTTACCTTTGACTTTGTGCGCAGCGAGCACGGCTGGTTCCAGGCCCATATCTACCAGTTTGACGACAAGACCTCGACCTTCATCGTCGAGACCACCGAGGAGACCTGGAAGGCCTGCGGGCTCGATACCGCTGACCAGGAGCAATCAATTGCCTTCTGCGAGCAGCTGTTTGCCGACAACCTGCAAGGCGCGCGGCTGATGACCAATGCCCGCCATCTGCGCGGCTCCGCCTGGATCAATTTTCAGCGCGTGGTCTGCGACCAGTGGTGGCTGCAGAACGCCAAGGGCAGCCATGTGGTGCTGATGGGCGACGCGGTACACACAGCACATTTTGCGATTGGCTCGGGCACCAAGCTGGCCATCGAAGATGCGATCGAGCTGGCGCGGCAGTTCCAGCAGCTGGGCGATGGCCAGGCGCAGATCCCTGCCGTGCTGGAGGCCTACCAGGCGCTGCGCCGGGTGGAGACCTTGCGCATCCAGAACGCCGCCTGGAATGCGATGGAGTGGTTCGAGGTCTGCGGCAAGCGTTACTGCGACCAGCTGGAGCCCGAGCAGTTCATGTACTCGATGCTGACGCGCAGCCAGCGCATCAGCCACGAGAACCTGCGCCTGCGCGATGCCGCCTGGCTGGGTGGTTATGAGGCCTGGCTGGCCGCGCAAAACGGCGTGCAGGTAGAGGCCAAGGCGCCGCCGCCAATGTTCCTACCCTATACCCTGCGCGGCCTCACTTTGAAAAACCGCATCGTCGTCTCGCCGATGGCGCAGTACTCGGCCGTTGATGGCGTGCCGGGCGACTACCACCTGGTGCACCTGGGTGCGCGGGCGATGGGCGGTGCCGGTCTGGTGTTCGCCGAGATGGCCTGCGTCAGCCCCGAAGGCCGCATCACGCCCGGTTGCCCGGGCACATACACCGAGGCGCAAAAGCAGGCCTGGCAGCGCATCAGCGACTGGATCCACACCAACACCGATGCCAAATTTGCGATGCAGATCGGCCATGCCGGCGCCAAGGCATCCACCCGCCTAGCCTGGGAGGGCACGGACCTGCCGCTGACCGAGGGAAACTGGCCGATCATGTCGGCCTCGCCCCAGCAGTACCTGGCGGGCGTGAGCCAGATCTCGCAGGCGATGAGCCTGGCCCAGATGGACGAGGTCAAGCAGCAGTTTGTACACGCTGCCGAGATGGCCGCCGACGTGGGCGCCGACTGGCTGGAGCTGCACTGCGCCCATGGCTATCTGCTGTCCAGCTTTATCTCGCCCTTGACCAACCAGCGCGACGACGCCTATGGCGGCAGCCTAGAGAACCGCCTGCGCTACCCGCTGGAAGTGTTCCGGGCCGTGCGCGCCGTCTGGCCGCAAGACCGGCCGATGTCGGTGCGCATCTCCGCCCATGACTGGGTACCCGGCGGCATCACGCCCGATGACGCGGTGGAGATTGCCAAGGCATTCAAGGCTGCTGGCGCGGACCTGATCGACTGCTCGTCCGGCCAGGTCAGCAAGCAGGAAAAGCCGGTCTACGGCCGCATGTTCCAGACCCCCTTTGCCGACCGCATCCGCCAGGAGGCCGGCATTGCAACGATGGCTGTTGGTGCGATCAGCGAGGCCGACCATGCCAACTCCATCATTGCCGCGGGCCGTGCCGACTTGTGCGCGGTCGCCCGCCCGCACCTGGCCAACCCGGCCTGGACCTTGACCGAGGCGGCCAAGATTGGCTACACCGCCATCGCCTGGCCCCAACCCTACTTTGCCGGCAAGCGCCAGATGGAGAGCCTGTTCGAGCGCGAAAAGGCTCAGCAAGCGGCCGCTGGCCATTGA
- a CDS encoding MarR family winged helix-turn-helix transcriptional regulator, which yields MADMQNLCNPLPDTGAGIAGREAGLAHDEHQAVRLWLRLMTCSTQIEQVIRSKLRTQFATTLPRFDYLAQLSRFPKGLRMKTLSEYLMVTSGNITGLTDQLVAEGWVERVADDEDRRSMTVRLTRSGKKQFSAMAKAHEQWLEQLLAPLGADAARELYEQLGVLRQIVGQRVEPAAG from the coding sequence ATGGCTGACATGCAAAACCTCTGCAACCCCCTCCCTGATACCGGTGCCGGCATCGCTGGCCGCGAGGCTGGTCTGGCGCATGACGAGCACCAAGCCGTGCGCCTGTGGCTGCGGCTGATGACCTGCAGCACCCAGATTGAGCAGGTGATTCGCAGCAAGCTGCGCACCCAGTTCGCCACCACCTTGCCGCGCTTTGACTACCTGGCCCAGCTCAGCCGCTTTCCCAAAGGCCTGCGCATGAAGACGCTCTCCGAGTACCTGATGGTCACCAGCGGCAATATCACCGGGCTGACGGACCAGCTGGTGGCAGAAGGTTGGGTGGAGCGGGTGGCCGATGACGAGGACCGCCGATCGATGACGGTGCGCCTGACGCGCAGCGGGAAAAAGCAGTTCAGCGCCATGGCCAAGGCGCATGAGCAATGGCTGGAACAACTGCTGGCGCCCCTGGGCGCGGATGCCGCGCGTGAGCTGTATGAGCAGCTGGGCGTGCTGCGGCAGATTGTGGGCCAGCGGGTGGAGCCGGCTGCGGGCTGA
- a CDS encoding universal stress protein — MFNIMIAVDGSPNSLQAVQHVVQLVQQGLRAHVVVAHVQKEASFLELATQDSELIANASVEAGMDLVAPALSLLQAAGISHEVEIRLGDIYATLLDIADEKACGLIVLGATGESMLGSILIGSVSREVARHSKVPTTIVKMPEVLDVDEVDGDLSQADTTM, encoded by the coding sequence ATGTTCAACATCATGATTGCCGTTGACGGTTCGCCCAATTCGCTGCAAGCCGTGCAGCATGTCGTGCAACTGGTGCAGCAGGGCTTGCGCGCCCATGTGGTGGTGGCCCATGTGCAAAAGGAGGCCAGCTTTCTGGAGCTGGCCACGCAGGATTCGGAGCTGATTGCCAATGCCAGCGTCGAGGCGGGCATGGACCTAGTGGCTCCGGCGCTGTCATTGCTGCAAGCGGCTGGGATCTCGCATGAGGTGGAGATCCGCCTGGGCGATATCTACGCGACTTTGCTGGATATCGCCGACGAGAAGGCTTGCGGCCTGATTGTTCTGGGCGCCACCGGCGAGAGCATGCTGGGCAGCATCTTGATTGGCTCGGTTTCGCGCGAGGTGGCTCGCCACAGCAAGGTGCCGACCACCATCGTCAAGATGCCCGAGGTGCTGGACGTCGATGAGGTCGATGGCGACCTCAGCCAGGCCGATACCACGATGTAA